One region of Primulina huaijiensis isolate GDHJ02 unplaced genomic scaffold, ASM1229523v2 scaffold11459, whole genome shotgun sequence genomic DNA includes:
- the LOC140965677 gene encoding uncharacterized protein, protein MDLPLDPLSSTEPMVPFAAAPHHSAYAANPTPTNPAAHNHPPYVEMITAAIAALNERNGSSKKAIVKYIESHYSNLPPTHSALLTHHLKRLKNSGQILMVKYSYKLPRSGVSSPVSANGTVPDSTASIGSKKRPGRPPKAKSVQAAVPVFGQQDVPMNDVPVVVPVMVEQQSAAVGSLRPAHVAVGPGGGNSVSGITRGRGRPPKQGGSKLRPQKSGAVQTGVGRGRGRPKKIAAPPAARVKRLGRSRGRPRKLNNPEVGVAAAGAGVMGAVAIGAATDGALPPGSGVVSEVGKRRGRPPKAGGEAKRPRKVATGEPKKPRKLGGKPLGRPKKLASGIVDQPSDNQLLMAYLDVKGKLEYFQSRIKHSVSVIKPQLNNEATASALQELETLANMEISSSNVQPQQPQPQPQPQC, encoded by the exons ATGGACCTACCTCTGGATCCACTTTCGTCCACTGAACCCATGGTCCCTTTTGCCGCTGCTCCCCATCACTCAGCTTACGCCGCCAATCCAACACCCACCAACCCCGCTGCCCACAATCACCCACCTTATGTTGAG ATGATTACTGCGGCTATAGCGGCGTTGAATGAGCGGAACGGGTCGAGCAAGAAGGCTATCGTTAAGTACATAGAGTCTCATTACTCGAACCTGCCGCCGACTCATTCAGCTCTGTTGACTCATCACTTGAAGCGGTTGAAGAACAGCGGTCAAATTTTGATGGTCAAGTACTCTTACAAGCTCCCTAGATCTGGTGTTTCATCACCCGTTTCTGCGAACGGCACCGTTCCTGATTCTACTGCTTCTATCGGATCAAAGAAGCGGCCTGGTCGCCCTCCGAAGGCCAAGTCTGTTCAAGCTGCCGTGCCTGTTTTTGGTCAGCAGGACGTGCCGATGAATGATGTTCCTGTTGTTGTCCCGGTGATGGTCGAACAGCAGAGTGCGGCTGTTGGGTCACTGAGGCCTGCTCATGTTGCTGTTGGCCCGGGTGGTGGGAATTCAGTGAGTGGGATCACAAGAGGCCGCGGTCGTCCGCCTAAACAGGGTGGGTCAAAGCTTCGTCCCCAAAAGAGTGGTGCAGTCCAGACTGGGGTGGGGAGGGGCCGGGGAAGGCCAAAGAAAATTGCTGCCCCTCCTGCTGCACGGGTGAAGCGGCTAGGTAGGTCACGTGGGCGACCACGGAAGTTGAATAATCCGGAGGTAGGAGTGGCAGCTGCTGGTGCTGGCGTGATGGGGGCTGTGGCGATTGGTGCTGCTACGGATGGTGCCCTGCCTCCAGGGAGTGGAGTTGTGTCAGAGGTAGGGAAGCGCAGGGGGCGACCACCAAAGGCTGGTGGTGAGGCAAAGAGGCCTAGGAAGGTGGCTACTGGGGAGCCCAAGAAGCCGAGGAAGCTTGGTGGGAAGCCTTTGGGCCGGCCGAAAAAG CTTGCATCAGGAATCGTGGATCAACCTTCAGACAACCAGCTCCTGATGGCCTACCTCGATGTTAAAGGAAAGCTCGAATATTTT CAATCAAGAATCAAGCATTCAGTGAGCGTTATAAAGCCACAGTTGAACAATGAAGCTACAGCAAGTGCACTGCAAGAACTAGAAACTCTAGCAAATATGGAAATCAGCTCATCAAATGTTCAGCCCCAACAGCCTCAGCCTCAGCCTCAGCCTCAATGTTAA